The Streptomonospora litoralis genome window below encodes:
- a CDS encoding CAP domain-containing protein: MGLGLAAALIVAAGPPSANPLTQGAQANGEAAPGADEALPPAADDFFDGDQSAGTQQGGQDRGSPGGGSPNPAPGGSAGTASPPGAIAEGGATLAPSQEPEQQEQDSGSAPDSGSGQDSDGSGDNGDTGGGQSDSSSGGSAPSTMAQQVVAIANEERADAGCAPLRVDRRLTAASEAHSRDMAERDYMAHETPEGEGPAERAEDAGYDAWSGENVAAGYTSPESVMEGWMNSPGHRANILDCGNTEVGVGETDTKWAQNFGSE; this comes from the coding sequence GTGGGCCTGGGCCTGGCCGCCGCACTGATCGTGGCCGCCGGCCCGCCCTCCGCCAACCCCCTCACGCAAGGCGCCCAGGCGAACGGGGAGGCCGCACCCGGCGCCGACGAGGCGCTGCCGCCGGCCGCCGACGACTTCTTCGACGGCGACCAGAGCGCAGGCACGCAGCAGGGCGGGCAGGACCGCGGATCACCGGGCGGTGGCTCGCCAAACCCCGCCCCCGGCGGCTCCGCGGGGACCGCTTCGCCGCCCGGCGCGATCGCCGAAGGCGGCGCCACGCTGGCCCCCTCGCAGGAGCCCGAGCAGCAAGAGCAGGACTCGGGCTCGGCCCCGGACTCCGGATCCGGGCAGGATTCCGACGGCTCCGGAGACAACGGCGATACCGGCGGCGGCCAGTCGGACTCCTCGTCGGGCGGCTCCGCGCCCTCGACCATGGCCCAGCAGGTGGTGGCCATCGCCAACGAGGAGCGGGCCGATGCCGGTTGCGCCCCGCTGCGCGTGGATCGGCGGCTGACCGCCGCCTCCGAAGCCCACAGCCGGGACATGGCGGAACGCGACTACATGGCCCACGAGACCCCTGAAGGCGAGGGGCCGGCCGAGCGCGCGGAGGACGCCGGATACGACGCGTGGTCCGGCGAGAACGTGGCCGCGGGCTACACCTCGCCCGAGTCGGTGATGGAAGGCTGGATGAACAGCCCCGGCCACCGCGCCAACATCCTCGACTGCGGCAACACCGAGGTGGGTGTCGGCGAGACCGACACCAAGTGGGCGCAGAACTTCGGAAGCGAGTAG